CTAAAACTATTTTGGTGGTTGACAACCCAGCCAATTTATCACAATTACTCTAAGCTGCTATTAATTGACTAAAATATGCAAACAACCATCTAGCTTAATTCATGGCTTGTTTCTCTTTTAACAGTAATTATGCTGCCAAGTAATCATGAGTAGCCCAGCCCCCCGAGCCAGTTgttaacaaacaaacaagcaaaCCCTAAGGAACTAACCACAGTTGACAGAAAGGGGTGTAATCAATGCCTTGTATTTCATCGTCAAGGAAGGCAACCAGAAGTGTATATGTTTTCATCCTCCAAATACAGCATTGACAATTCATGAAGAATGAATTATAAAACTTACAGCATGCCGTGGATCAGCAAGCATGGGGAAAAGACCTCTTACGATGAGGGATTGCCTTGCCTGAACATTGAACATAATTAGTTCCATCTATTTTAATATCAAGGAATGGTGCAAAAAGCAGCAGAAACAAATTCTAATTTAGTTTCAAGGAGAAAgggaaaaggcaaaaaaaaaaaaaaaaggagaaaaatacCCTTTCTAAAGGTAAAATTAAAACTGATAAAAATAAGAGACGGTAATAATGAAATTATAATGTGGTTAAAATCAAAATTGCCCAGAAATCCCGACTTCAATACAGTTTACCAAAGAAGAAAGAGGTTCGTCCTTCGGAAGTGAAAAACAATAGCCTTCTTTTCAAATTCAATAACATAGATATTCGGAAATAAGATCATAACCAGTTCTAGGGTTTGTAGAATCTCTAGGACTAAGTATATACAGCTCAATCTTATTTGAAAATTATTTGGGAGAGGATAGGATGAGGAAATTTACCGACAAGAACGATTCACTAACAATTACAAAGTTTTTGCCTTACTGCCCCTTTACGACGAGAGAAAATACAAGCCAAAATTTCAATATAATGATGAAGACCTTGCCCACATATCAGTAGACTTTCCAggtttgttttgttatttaatTATAATACATTTTCCTTTAATGGTAAGGATTGCAATATTTATATTTGGTATCTGAATCGTTGTCAATTAGGTATTTCAGGTTATTTAGGAGATTGAGTCAAACAACGCTACTAGTTCAGcctctatatatatttattagttGATGTAATTTAGGGTTTCTAGCAattatcaataaacaaaaatgagAGCTCTCTCAAGCAAATCCCAAAAAGTTTGTATTGGGCCTGTGCCCATGTACGATTCTCAAGCTTTCTAATCTTGGCTTCCATCATTGTTGTgggattttttttcatataaataAATGCTGCAGGCTCTAAAATTCAAATTCCTCAGTCCTCTGAAAATGGGTATTTGCAGTAACAGATGCCAAACTCTGGTCATTTTCCAAATAAAATGTGATCCAATGTGTGAATGTACACTGTTCAGATTAACGAAATGTACCTCAAACGCGCCACTAAAGCTCCACTTTAGTTGATTCGTCTTGAGGCGGGGAATGACAACTGATAGAACTGGCATTGTTGGCCTATACTTTGCAATCAACCTGAATGTAAAAGAATATTAGAAGAGCATTGAGAAACATGACAAAATGAAAAAGATACCTGAGAGAATAAAAATCATCTAAAGAATAAGGCCCACAAATCCCCAAGCACACCCGGCTAAGGGAACACATCAAAAATACACATACCTTGCAGCCCTTCCAGACGAAGTGAAGCATATAATGACAGATGCCTTCACCTTAATGGCCGCTCGTACctagaaagaaaaagatatcAGACTATATCAAATTTCCTTTAAAAAAGggcttcttttttaaaattagaccagtccaaagcaaaactagagtgaaaaaaaataatgttgcagatatataaaaattaaaacaccaaaataGGTACCGCGGATGAAGCAATAGATTCCAAGTGGGTCATTGGCTCTCCAACATATTTGACAGTCTTCTTGAAATACAAGTCCTGATTGAAAACCTTCTCTGCCTACATGGTTCATGCGGGTAATAAAATGAGAGAAATCTTGCACTTAACATGCCTGACCTTACTAAAAATAATCATATATGAGAATAAATAGATTAAATCCATATATTTACTAGATGAATTCAAATAATCTTGCATGCACATCCTCAAAAACTACTTGCTTCTAGCAAAACAAATAATTGGAAAAATAATTTTCACCTAGCCCAATATTCTGGCAGAATAAAAGAATCCCAATCAAGTACCTTGAAGGCTTGAACAAACTCCAATAGAAGCATGatcaaatttatatgatatttccaatttaaataaatttgtaatgACAAAATTTCAATCAAAAGGTCAACAGTCAGTCAAGTCAAAGTTTGTGTCAAACAGAAAAGTTGCGTAATCATTGAGAACCTAGGCACTCTGAGTACATTTTCACTTCCAAAACCACAAGGTCACAGAAACCTTGCAGAGTTTAGGTTGAGCTATCTATCTATCACGAGGCACAACAAATTCAAGGTTTTTCATGTAGCACGCTTAAGTCAAATATGCAGTTGCTTATTCATCAGGTGCATTGATCTTAAAATAAAGGCTTACCTCAGCACAAATTTTTCCAACTGTAGAAATGGTTTCAACAGGGTACAATCCACGTAGAGTCTCAGCCCCAAGAAGAATTGCATCACTTCCTGCACACAACAAATAACGAGAGACCATGTAAGATCTTGGCTACGCATGCATGACCCATTGACCTCATAAAGACAAACGAAAACAAGATAAATAcgcaataaaaaatgttaaaaggacCAAAACCAAGCACACACGTGCGCacgcaaaaagaaagaaacgtcCCCAAGCAACAAtattaaagatatgaatagagaCACACCATCCAAAACAGCATTAGCAACATCGGTCGCTTCTGCACGAGTTGGCCTTAAGTTGTCAGTCATGCTGTCCACAACACGAGTAACCACAGCAGGCTTTCCAGCCATATTACATTTGTAAAGGGCAGCTTTTTGAAATAAGAACACCTGCATCATACACAGGATGGATTAGCAGCTGGCTCTATCCACAGCCTTCCACGGCAATACAACTTTGCAGAGACAAAATGAGATTCGAAGAAATATGCAGAAAACATTTTCTATCAATGTACAAACATGTTTTAAGTTTTGcaatgaaaataatttaatattgaaCAGTCTAAAGTCTCtagaaaataatgaaataatctTACCATAATTTAAGATGACAGTTCATAAATTTCTTCAGCTTTATAatataaagaaatatataacTTCCTCCCCAAGGATTACATCCATCAATCAATTCAACTATTCTCTATATAAATGGAAATTAATTAGGATTCATTTATTCAATAAGCAATAACATTTTATGACATGATATTGAACCCAAGTTTACAGCCTTGCAGCTTGAATCTGTAATTGGAAACTAGTGCTACTTCACGTAACTTCTACAGTGTATAGCGCCAGAGAAGCTCATAGATGAGGTAAATACAGGAAAACGTACATGTATCCCTATCTCCATGAATGGGAAATTATATGCATATACCCAATTGATGAAATAGAAACATTAGGACATATCACAATGTTTTGttgccttcttttctttcttttccaaaaGGTGAGTTGGGGAGGAGATGGGAAAGAAGTGGGTGGCCAAAAAGGCTATGCAGGTGGGACATAAAAGTAAGTGGACGTGGATCTATATATCTTCTTCAACGTTCAACCAACCAATTTCAAACTACAATGAATTAAAGCCACATGCCTGCTTGGTTCAAACAAAGTAACCTTACCTTTTCAGGTGGAAGATCTATGCCCAAATTCCCTCGAGAAAGGATAATGCCATCTGCCTCTTGTAATATCTCATCAAAATGGGTCAATCCCTTAAAAAGACAGAAACAAGGtacaaataaatattaaaaaatgtttAACTAAATATGTTTAACAAACCATGTGGCTTTGAAAATGGATTAATATATTTAACATACCTCTATATTCTCAATCTTTGCAAAAACTTGTGTCTGGCTGAGGTCACCAAGCTTAGAAAGCAATGCACGAATCTGCATTAAATTTTGGAGAAGAATATAACTGGCATCAATTATAAAATAAACGCATAAAACAGGAAGATTATAAGCTCAAGAAAGATGCATTGTATAAGGAAATTTTATCACGAAGATTACCTGGCGAACATCTTCAGCATGCCGTGTATATGACAACGAGAGGAAGTCAATTTTGTTTTGAACTCCCCAAGTACTTATGACCTGCAAGtagcacaaaaacatcacgAAAGCAAactaataaaaaattaagaagtAAAGGCAAGCAGTCAAACATTAAGGTGTATAAAGGGACAGCAGGACTACCTCCTTATCTTTATCAGTAAGGGTAGGAAGATCAATATGAATTTGAGATACATGCAAGGTGAACAATGACCCTGCTAGTGTTGCAGAGTTCTTTATCACACAAACCACATCATCCCCTTTAACCTCAGAAACCTGATCAACtccaaagaaaaaagagattCCAGGTCATGCATGTAAACAATTTGCTTAGATAGCATGCTCACAACATAAAATGCCATTATAAATGATGCAGCAAATCTCAACTTGGAAACTATGTCCTCAGACTCCATTATTCTTGAGCCAACAAATAGGTTTTCAACAGAACCAAGCGGGATGATCTAAGATTAGAAAACCACCAACCAAAGGCAGGCCATTTCTCCCTTTCTTATAAAGATTTTTTTCGATACATAGGATGTAACCCATAATTAAACGACCCCCTGATTATCAAACACCTCCGCTGTTTAATGTTACCAAACCTGTCAgcattatttttctataaatggaAGAAAACATTATCAatcccaaaaagtgaaaaagtaaGAGATTTTCTAATGGGTGACAGTCTCATGCTCATCCTTGGTGGCATTAACCATCTTCAAGTCTTCCCAGGTGGAAAGGGTTGTTTTAACTTCCGGGAAGAATCTTTATACcaatttctgaaaattttcGTCTAGTTGCCTTGTTAGGGGCCAAGTGTTGCCATTGCCTTGTCATCTCTGTACATTTCTACCTTATTTCTCGCCTTGTTAGTTTCACTGTTCTTGTTCAGGCTTCTTTACTTGATTTGCTTATCTATATGGATTTAATTTAAGTTCATCCATGATTTGACAAGAACCACTTCAAAAATTATAGGAAAAAAACCAATTTTATGACTATAGCCTCTGGCTAGTCCTCATCCTACCTCCAGCCACACAGAAGTCGTTTCACTACCAGTGAACAGATATTGACCCATAAAAATGGTATCTCCTGGCTTGACCGCCTGCAAAACCATGTGAAAATTTACAATTTCATGACAAgcaccaagaaaaaaagaaaattggacGCACACAATGATCAATAGAAGACACAAATATAAAATTGCCAATGCCAGCTGTTCTTAATTAGTTTCTCTACAAGTTACAGAAACCTTACAAACTAGAAGTATATAACTATGCCAATATGATACGGGAGTAAATCCAGTTGTTAGACATTCCTTCCCTAGAAAGACACATTGATGCTAATTTCAATTACACACATCCAGAACCGATTCATAATGGCACCCTTCTCACTAGGAATTTCAATTGGTAGTGTAATGCTATTTAAAATCCCCTAATGTCTAATAGAATCAAACATAAGAAAACTTATTGACCGTAAGGCGTAAGCTTCAAAATAGAGTGGAGAACCTTCGATAGTCCATCAAAGTTGATGGGTAAAACTTCTGAAGAAGCTTCCTGTTCTTTGTTTGGTGTCAGAACAACAAACCCATCAGCCAGAAGTGAAATGGAGCTTTCACTCTTGTTGACAACCTGCAACTCGGGCCCTACAGTGTCCAGCATAACCTGAAATACCAAGTAGTAAAGCACTTTGTAGCCCTTATTCTACATTTATCAAGAGCAACTGGAGTGGTATGGAACGAACAATAAGAGGGCAAAGAACTATCAAGTGTTTCACACCAGTTATGCCCGCAAAAAGAAGCATgtactcaataaaataaaaaaacttaatttTTGAGATAAGTGAGGCATTGgcatacaaaattacaaatgcGAGCTGTGTATGGCAAAGaaaattgagataaaaaaaaaatcaaatattcttTCCCTCTGCTCTGTCCCcttatcaaccaaacaaacaaaacctatTAATAGAAACTCTCCAGTATCAACAATCATCTATAGAACCCTAAGTAACTTACAGCACAAAGCTTCTTGGTGTCCTTAACAGCGGCTTTCAAGTTCTCTAAAGTCTCCTGGTGGTACTCCGGGTCACCCCATGAAAAATCAAACCGAGCCACTACCAAAAAGAACACATTCAAATTCATCAGATTCGTCCAGCCACCTTGATAGCTGCACAACAAACCCTAATCCGTCTACTGTTTGCCGCAACAACTTTCAAACCCTACGCGCCCACGTTCAATTTAAAACTCTTaacaaatgaaacaaattttattacaaCAATTTTCGAGAAAAAGACATTGAAGTTAAGCCTTGCACCTGACATTCCAGCCTTTAGGCAGCCCGAAATAACCTCAACAGATCGAGATTTTGGACCTAAAGTACCAACAATCTTCGTCATTGCAGGAAAAAAGTTCTGCGCATCAATCACATAACAGCGAATCAATACTGTAAAAGTTTCGACATTACTGTAACAATTTACTTTAAAAGTTTCGATAATAATGTAACAATTTCATGAAATTTCTACAGCAGATCGATACCGAAACGGTCGACAAACAGAACAGGCTAATACTCACAGACTTTGACGGTTCCAGGATCGAAGCCATCCTGATCGGCTCCTCGAGAAGCAAGTGATTCGAATGCATCTTCGCTGATAAAAATCTAAATCGCGCAAAATAAAAATCGACCCAAACAAAGATTGCAGACAACAGGAGCGAAAAAGAGAAATAATAGAATTTTCTTAGCGTGGAGCGACGGAAGGGCAGTGTTTTGAAAAAGGTCCCTGAACCAGGAGGCAGAAGACCTTTTGCACTTTGACTACAGTATTCCAATTTACTGTTCAGGGAAGCATCACACGTGTCAAATCAAGGATTGTCAGATTGAACTTTTATTGGCATCAATCGAAGAGTCCTTACGGAGTTTCATGTACCGCCAAAGTATGGTTAACAAGCGAGTATTTCGTGGAGAAGGGTAAAGCGTCAAGCTCACGCGGACGTGGGTTAAGTAGTTGGCGGGAGTGGTCTTGATTGGCCACATAACTGCGCGTAGATTACAAGCATTCGAGACGAGCACAAATTTTAGGGGGTGGTGGAACAAGGGGCGCGTGCTAATGCGAGGGATGTGACACGTCAGCCGAGCACGTTTTAAAGGTCAGATCCTATGAGCTGTCGTTTTTGATGGAGCCATAGGTTCTTTAGGAGTATACAATTTAATTCACTTTTAACGAATTctctaaaatacaataaattgTGTCTTTTTATAGTTTCATAAAATTACAATTCAGCAATATTTTACGTCAATTCCTCTAAATAATCCTTTATAACTTAACATATTTATTTCTCCAATCATTTTTAATATcttttctatttaatttttattgagtATATTTTAAACaaggaaatatatttttttgacaacATCATATTTAATATGTGATAAAATAATGTAAATATACTTAATATGTGTGTTTCTAATATGTGATAAAATAATGTAAGTATACTTAATTATCAATGATTTTTAATTAcgtctatcaaaaaaaatatgaattttaatTATGAAGAGTGTTTGGCTATTACAAATAAAGTCAAAAAACGAAACCAAAAATCACACTTGACTATAACAAAGACACCTCATCAATCCCATCCTTACCACCTCATCAACCCCATCCCCATCGTCACCGCGTCAACTTGCTGAAGTAGATGAAATGCGAAGGAGACTATCAAGCATTCGGTGACTGCGATAGTGCGATCAATGGGTCATCAGAATCTATATTTCGTAGAAGATCTTCGTTACAAATGTTGCGATCCTCGCTTTCGCCTCTTGTACATGCTCCAAAGGACTCAAAGACTACCAGTCCCGGTGTCTCAAGACCATTACATGTAGTTTTGATCGATTCTTTTGGGATGTTGAGACAGACACAGAACAAGGAAAATAAGTACTTGATCAGATGCGATACGTACgaggccgatcgatcggaaccgGAAGACCAAAATTGAGGCAGCGAATAGGgtgaagagaaggagagaggaaaaCGGGAGAGAACAAAGgatagtggaaaaaaaaaactaaataataaaaagattaaagaaatagaaagttgatattttattaataaaataagaatACCAAAGTTATAGTGATCCGTTAGATGTAGCGGATGATGACTGTAACAACTCTAAAATTTTCCTGTAAAATACAAGAGCTGATGTGATGTGGTGtgtctttttagtttttttgggtttctttcgTTAAAATGTAGTAAATGACGTGTTTACGAGAGTTGATATGGATGCTCTAAAAATGGTCCCTTCGGCTATGAGCTGTCGTGTTGGGTGCTGCAATTACACTATTACATTGTTGGTAAATTTAGTACGTTTCTTGTAGTTGCTAGTAATCTTGCAAATGATAAaaacttgtttgtttgttttttcttcagaaattttaaaaaaaaatacatctttAGCGATAGAGGCTAAATAGAGATTTCTATATACTtaacttttttgaaaaaaaaaaaacagagactaGAGAGAAATCCAAAATTTTTGTGATGTTCGGTCATATTGCCTTTTTGTCCAACCAATGGCTATAGAAATGCAATGCCTCTTGTGGTTTGTGGTAAGGGACTCTATGCCCTGCACCCTGAGAAAGAtggtaaaaaaacacaaattaatcaaatatttAACAATTTGTTATATaatacaaattaaaatattcatCTTTCACGTCAATTTAAATAGTATTTTGCTATCGGTTTACCCTCATTTATTTTTGGGAACTCTAACTAATTAAGtgaatcatgatttttttttgtttgttttttaaatcCTAACACCAAGAGTTGGTGCAAAAATGAGCAGCGATAAATACTGATCATGCTAAGCGACTAACCTTAACGGTGAGAAATGTGAGTCCATGGTCGTATCCTTGTAAAAATCTGCATGCACAGCacataaaatatatgtatatgtatatgtatatgattaCATTACTTATAACATACCATAatctaaatattatatataatttacgTACCCGGCAATCTGTTCATTCACTATCCATGGCCTCCATTCATCAACGATCTTATATTCAAGTGATTTAATCCATCTTTGAGTTCCAGTAAATGGAACTACCATATCATGGTCTCCACTGGAGAGGAGTTGTGTAAATTAAACCATTAATTAacaccatacatacatacatatatatcgcatcatatattattattatttacctGTACAGAAGTGCGCGATACTTTGCCATTGTTAGCTCCCTATGGTATGGAATCATGCTTCCGGCATCTTTTTCATGATTATTAAGAACATTTTCTGAGACAATGACCCAAGGACCGATCATAGCAACCTTAAACGTAACCATAAATTGCACAATTGATTAGATTAAAGAACCTTATTGTATctctttatattatatatatatatatataaacataataTGCTTCATACACCATTTACCGATTTTGCGTGGATTGCTTCCCTCACTAATTCGTTATTTAGCCATGTAGTTGCAACTTCATCATtctgaaaaaaaacaaaaaagggccAAAAATAATGGATAGTACATACGTGTGTCATGTGAGAATGAATGAATTGTCAATATAAGAAATTTGCACACACCAATGAGAgatggttcggttgacaatcgattaggTTAGGCATATGCGTATTCAAAATTTAATTCCAACGAGAAACATACTTTTCAACGAtgtttcaaaaaattaaaatatataagaaaTTTGCAGTGTAACTTACAAGACAATCATCAACACCTTTACTATTAGTCCATAAGCCAGCAAGGATGTTAAGACCAACCGTTTGGTTCCTCGCCATAAGAGACATTGATGTCGAAGttccattttcttttgtatCGGGTTTAGATTTTGGTGGATGGTAACAGGGTTCAAGGATGTTAAACTGGTTCAAACCATCAATTGTCTACAAATTAATCACCAATTAATTTATAGGTTAAGCATTCCCGAATTAAAATGCAAAATCAAGTGACAACAACAATTAATCGTTTTAATTATATACCTCGACAACCTTACGGAGGTAATAGTGACACTTGTCTTTGTCATCATTTATTATACAATTATCTTGAATATCCTGAAATAAAACAGGCATTAAAATGTTTtctattgtgtttttttttatgtagaATGTTTAGTGAAATCAATTAAACCCTGTTTTTTACATTCACCCACCTTAAAAAGATCATCCGAGATAACTCCCATACCACGCAGAAAATGGACTTGAACATCGGTAACAAAACTTAAATTCACGATGGCCACCCCATTTCCCACCATATAGCCCTGCTAATATAAAAATGATTGAAAGGtaaatttttcctttttggtgcgcgcgcacacacatatatatgaatttgtttgaaaaatatTGGCATACCTCGAAATTAATTTTGGGTTCAATGCCATTTTTTATTCCTTTaagagaaataattttaattagtaTAGAACAAACAATGTTAACATGTAAGCACCATATATGAGAATACCTTGTATAATTTCAGTAGCAAGAGTTGGTATATAAATACCAGCATATGATTCTCCAGCAATATAAAATGGATTTTTCACAAATTCTGGATATAGTTTAAACCACTAACTTGCCAAGAACATAAAgatgttaatatatattttaaaaacaaagTCATGTTGAAAAATCTCAAACATATATACTTAATTACCTTTACCAAGAATGTATGTGTATCAATAGCAGTTTTACGATCTCCAGTCGTGGGTTTGGTTTTGGCTTTAGAGTAAGAGAACCCAACACCAACTGGAGaatctaaataaataatatttgaaacctaataagaaaattttatatttagaaGTAAATataacaatgaaaaaaaaaaggtgcaattatgcaaattgaaaTAACATTAAGAATAAATATGCATCAATTTAAATGTTTTTAACCTTGGACCAACTATATGGATTGGGATGCAATGTTGGTAGGCTTCCACGTGGCTTTCCAATTTCAAATTTGAATGGAcctaaatgaaattaaaattacaacagtAGAAAtttagatttatatatataaaataatacttAAGTGGATTTATTTTTGCCTTTTCTGGCCCTGGCCCTCGCCCAATAGGAAAATTCCAATTCATTGGGTCTTTCAATCAAAGCAAATAGAAAACCCCCAATAGCACCATCTACCAAGAGCCCTAACTATGCGATTGAATAAATTTTCCTGTCTCAGTTGCAAGTTGAGGACTCCTCCTCCTTCCACTTCTCCAAACTCTATTCGTATTTTTCATAGAGAAATCTCTGATCAACGATAGAAGAAGATCCATTTTGCATCATATCTAAGGTATTTCTTGGTTCGGGCTGAATAGGCAATGTCATTAAATCATTATCAAATTGACTGCAATACTTTTTTGTCCATAAGGATTCCACAAGAGTGCCTTCTACTTTTAATAGGCCATGAAGTAGATTAGAATCGtcccattttctttttcctctagTTTGGGACAAAGCTCTTGTGTGACCAATCCgggagaaaaaaatttcttttttgtttttttagagTGTTGGCACATATTCCGCTTTGGGATATATCAAAGACTAAACGGAttagggggctccgcaattagtttcaaattgtagagtctacaattgaaaTTCAATGGTTCAAGACACGTGccacatcacaccacatttttatttttttatttttaaaatttgtatgactttttcttcaccattggatataaattgtagactctagggaATTACGGAGCCCCTAAATCCATACTAAA
The window above is part of the Tripterygium wilfordii isolate XIE 37 chromosome 3, ASM1340144v1, whole genome shotgun sequence genome. Proteins encoded here:
- the LOC119989052 gene encoding pyruvate kinase 1, cytosolic, with amino-acid sequence MHSNHLLLEEPIRMASILEPSKSNFFPAMTKIVGTLGPKSRSVEVISGCLKAGMSVARFDFSWGDPEYHQETLENLKAAVKDTKKLCAVMLDTVGPELQVVNKSESSISLLADGFVVLTPNKEQEASSEVLPINFDGLSKAVKPGDTIFMGQYLFTGSETTSVWLEVSEVKGDDVVCVIKNSATLAGSLFTLHVSQIHIDLPTLTDKDKEVISTWGVQNKIDFLSLSYTRHAEDVRQIRALLSKLGDLSQTQVFAKIENIEGLTHFDEILQEADGIILSRGNLGIDLPPEKVFLFQKAALYKCNMAGKPAVVTRVVDSMTDNLRPTRAEATDVANAVLDGSDAILLGAETLRGLYPVETISTVGKICAEAEKVFNQDLYFKKTVKYVGEPMTHLESIASSAVRAAIKVKASVIICFTSSGRAARLIAKYRPTMPVLSVVIPRLKTNQLKWSFSGAFEARQSLIVRGLFPMLADPRHAAESTSATNESVLKVALDHGKASGVIKSHDRVVVCQKVGDTSVVKIIELED